Proteins from a genomic interval of Desulfovulcanus ferrireducens:
- a CDS encoding CBS domain-containing protein: MAVKEFCNREVVIANKETSITGLAQLMRQYHVGDVVIVESKNGFSEPIGIVTDRDIVMEVIAKGKQVDSITADDIMSRELLVAKEQDGIWTMLQRMRAKGVRRMPIVNEEGGLEGIITADDLLELLSEELSSLCMVHLRGQKREREARA; the protein is encoded by the coding sequence ATGGCTGTCAAAGAATTCTGCAACCGTGAAGTAGTGATCGCAAACAAAGAAACCAGCATTACTGGACTGGCGCAACTCATGCGGCAATACCACGTAGGTGACGTCGTGATCGTCGAATCAAAGAACGGATTTTCGGAACCGATCGGTATCGTCACTGACCGCGACATCGTGATGGAGGTTATTGCCAAGGGAAAGCAGGTCGACTCCATCACAGCGGACGACATAATGTCTCGCGAACTACTGGTGGCCAAAGAGCAAGATGGCATATGGACGATGTTGCAGCGCATGCGCGCCAAAGGAGTCCGCCGGATGCCGATAGTCAATGAAGAAGGCGGTCTGGAAGGCATCATAACAGCAGATGATTTACTTGAATTGCTGTCCGAGGAACTAAGCTCGCTCTGCATGGTACACCTTCGCGGCCAAAAGCGGGAACGAGAGGCCAGAGCCTAG
- a CDS encoding heavy metal translocating P-type ATPase → MANVKKVFQVKGMSCAACVARVERAVRNLDGVEDVSVNLATGKMYVELVDEGAGQKIKEVVRKAGFDLEEASLQKVRLRIKGMTCAACVGRVERALQKVEGVKAANVNLASELAHIEYDPELVNVVDLIKNVENAGYAAELYSPEKRQDVDAEKSKLIRMRKKVIVAICFALPLLVISMGEMVGLTLPSFLSPDQNPLNFALVQFFLTLPILWSGRNFYLHGFPNLYRLAPNMDSLIAVGTGAAFLYSTWNLLEIMFGHSPYIKAKDLYFESAAVIIALVSLGKFLEARAKVKTSDAIRQLIKLRPDKTTLVKGDEFTEVPVDMVQKGDVLLVRPGERIPVDGIVIKGESFVDESMLTGESLPRAKNIGDKVFAGTLNTTGSIQFRAENVGKDTALARIITLIEEAQGSKAPIANLADSVSRYFVPVVMGIALVSGVSWYLAGAEFSFALRIFVAVMVIACPCALGLATPTAIMVATGRGARLGVLIKGGETLEKAKDVQVIVFDKTGTLTKGKPELTDLHILDQEMDRENTLSLLGGVENESEHPLAKAVVNGLKTQVDEFIYPDEFKSIPGKGIWAKKDAGIILVGSLSLMQENLVSGLDEPQIKLLIDKLSGQGKSLLFMAVDGKAVLVMGLADKLKPEAPEVVRKLKSMGIKIIMITGDNWNTAKAIAGQAGIEEIMAQVLPEYKALKIEELQRQGFQVAMVGDGINDAPALAKADIGISMGTGIDVAVESADIVLMHGHLRGVVTAIELSRATVKNIKQNLFWAFFYNVLGIPIAAGLLKVFGGPVLNPMIAGAAMAMSSVSVVSNALRLKRFKPRI, encoded by the coding sequence ATGGCAAATGTAAAAAAGGTTTTTCAGGTTAAAGGGATGAGCTGTGCGGCATGTGTAGCTCGGGTGGAAAGGGCTGTGCGCAATCTGGATGGGGTTGAAGATGTCAGTGTCAACCTGGCTACTGGTAAGATGTATGTTGAGCTTGTCGATGAAGGGGCAGGGCAAAAAATTAAAGAGGTCGTGCGGAAAGCCGGATTTGACTTGGAGGAAGCTAGCTTACAAAAGGTTCGTTTACGAATCAAAGGTATGACCTGTGCTGCCTGTGTAGGCCGGGTGGAAAGGGCTTTACAAAAAGTTGAGGGTGTCAAGGCCGCGAATGTAAATTTAGCTTCGGAACTAGCGCACATTGAGTATGATCCTGAGCTTGTTAATGTTGTAGATTTAATCAAGAACGTAGAAAATGCAGGTTATGCCGCAGAACTTTATTCACCTGAAAAAAGACAAGATGTTGATGCAGAAAAGAGCAAATTGATCCGGATGCGCAAGAAGGTAATCGTGGCTATTTGTTTTGCCCTGCCACTGCTTGTTATTTCTATGGGCGAAATGGTGGGACTCACTTTACCTTCTTTTTTAAGCCCTGATCAAAATCCACTAAACTTTGCCTTGGTCCAATTTTTCTTGACTCTACCTATACTCTGGTCCGGAAGAAATTTTTACCTGCATGGTTTCCCCAATTTATACCGTCTGGCTCCTAATATGGACTCGTTGATTGCCGTGGGTACTGGCGCTGCTTTTCTCTATAGTACATGGAATTTATTGGAAATCATGTTTGGCCATTCTCCGTATATTAAAGCTAAGGATCTTTATTTCGAGTCTGCAGCAGTGATAATTGCTCTGGTTTCTTTAGGGAAATTTTTGGAAGCCAGGGCTAAGGTCAAAACATCAGATGCCATCCGCCAGCTGATAAAACTTCGTCCGGACAAAACCACTTTGGTAAAAGGAGATGAGTTTACAGAAGTCCCGGTGGACATGGTTCAAAAAGGGGATGTTTTGCTGGTTAGACCGGGCGAAAGAATACCGGTCGATGGCATAGTCATCAAAGGCGAATCTTTCGTGGATGAATCAATGCTCACAGGCGAGAGTCTGCCGAGGGCCAAGAATATCGGGGATAAAGTTTTTGCCGGTACTCTAAATACAACTGGCTCGATTCAGTTTAGGGCTGAAAACGTGGGCAAGGATACTGCTTTGGCGAGGATCATTACCCTGATTGAAGAGGCGCAAGGATCAAAAGCTCCCATCGCTAATCTGGCCGACAGTGTAAGTCGTTATTTTGTGCCGGTGGTCATGGGAATTGCTCTTGTCTCTGGTGTGAGCTGGTATTTAGCCGGGGCTGAGTTTAGTTTTGCACTGAGAATTTTTGTTGCTGTTATGGTCATCGCCTGCCCTTGTGCTCTTGGTCTGGCTACGCCCACGGCTATAATGGTCGCTACGGGGCGTGGTGCAAGGTTGGGAGTACTCATTAAAGGGGGTGAAACCCTTGAAAAGGCCAAGGATGTCCAAGTTATTGTCTTTGATAAAACAGGGACACTAACAAAAGGTAAACCCGAGCTGACAGATCTGCATATTCTTGACCAGGAAATGGACCGGGAGAACACTCTGTCCCTTTTGGGCGGGGTGGAAAACGAGTCCGAGCATCCCTTGGCCAAGGCTGTTGTCAATGGCTTAAAAACGCAAGTTGATGAGTTTATTTATCCTGATGAATTTAAATCCATACCAGGCAAGGGTATTTGGGCTAAAAAAGATGCTGGTATTATTTTAGTGGGCTCACTTTCCTTAATGCAGGAGAATTTGGTTTCAGGGCTGGATGAACCTCAGATAAAATTACTAATAGACAAGTTAAGTGGGCAAGGAAAGAGCTTACTGTTTATGGCCGTAGACGGGAAAGCAGTTCTGGTCATGGGATTGGCTGACAAATTAAAGCCAGAAGCGCCTGAAGTTGTGCGCAAACTTAAATCCATGGGCATTAAAATAATTATGATTACAGGAGATAACTGGAACACGGCCAAGGCTATTGCCGGTCAGGCCGGAATTGAAGAAATAATGGCCCAGGTTTTGCCAGAGTACAAAGCTTTAAAAATCGAAGAACTACAAAGACAGGGTTTTCAGGTGGCTATGGTTGGTGACGGTATAAATGATGCCCCGGCCTTAGCCAAGGCGGATATTGGCATATCTATGGGTACGGGTATTGATGTGGCTGTAGAGTCAGCAGATATAGTACTCATGCATGGACATTTGAGAGGAGTGGTTACCGCTATTGAGCTGAGCAGGGCTACGGTTAAAAATATAAAACAGAATTTGTTCTGGGCCTTTTTTTACAATGTCTTGGGTATTCCTATAGCAGCAGGTTTACTCAAGGTTTTTGGTGGCCCGGTTTTAAATCCCATGATAGCCGGAGCGGCCATGGCCATGAGCTCGGTTTCTGTTGTTTCCAATGCTTTAAGGCTTAAGCGTTTCAAGCCAAGGATATGA
- a CDS encoding undecaprenyl-diphosphate phosphatase, whose translation MHEIITAIILGVVEGLTEFLPVSSTGHLIITGHLLSFTGEKAETFEVVIQLGAILAVVVLYWPIFWGLVKPDKQKKFTGIYGLWLLFLTSLPASILGLLVHKQIKTYLFNPITVAWALGIGAVAIILVEKFNRRKKYFHLDELTPMTALGIGLFQCLALWPGFSRSASTIMGGMILGAKRKLAAEYSFIAAVPIMFAATGFDLLKSWDNLNSSDIQILAVGFVVSFLSAWAAVKFFIHLLGKVTLKPFAYYRLCLAPLILLFWSH comes from the coding sequence ATGCATGAAATCATAACAGCTATTATCTTAGGTGTTGTTGAAGGCCTAACCGAATTCCTTCCAGTCTCATCGACCGGCCACTTGATTATTACCGGCCATTTACTCTCTTTTACCGGTGAAAAGGCTGAAACGTTTGAAGTTGTCATTCAACTGGGAGCAATTTTGGCCGTAGTGGTCCTTTACTGGCCAATCTTTTGGGGATTGGTTAAGCCAGACAAACAGAAAAAATTTACCGGCATTTATGGCCTGTGGCTTTTATTTCTCACATCTCTTCCAGCCTCAATCCTTGGGCTTCTGGTCCATAAACAAATCAAGACCTATTTGTTCAATCCCATTACTGTGGCTTGGGCTTTAGGGATCGGGGCTGTAGCCATTATTTTAGTAGAAAAATTCAACAGGAGAAAAAAATACTTTCATCTTGATGAGTTGACTCCGATGACTGCCTTGGGCATTGGCCTGTTTCAATGCCTGGCCCTGTGGCCTGGATTTTCCAGGTCCGCCTCAACAATTATGGGAGGAATGATTTTAGGCGCAAAACGCAAGCTTGCTGCTGAATACTCATTTATTGCCGCGGTGCCCATTATGTTCGCGGCCACCGGCTTTGACCTGTTAAAAAGCTGGGACAATTTAAACAGCTCAGATATTCAGATTCTGGCAGTAGGTTTTGTAGTTTCTTTTTTGTCTGCCTGGGCAGCAGTAAAATTTTTTATTCACCTTTTAGGTAAAGTTACCCTAAAACCTTTTGCATATTACCGCTTGTGCCTGGCTCCACTGATTCTGCTTTTTTGGAGTCATTAA
- a CDS encoding amino acid ABC transporter ATP-binding protein: MHHLIELKNIRKTYGKLVAINNVSLTIRKGEKVAIIGPSGSGKSTLLRAINFLEEIDEGQIFFEGKEVGYVYKRGRRVLDKPKNICALRSEIGMVFQHFHLFPHMTVLENVMEGPFTVQKKTKSEAREIAMDMLQKVGLIDKKDVYPARLSGGQKQRVAIARALAMRPKLMLFDEPTSALDPELVGEVFEAIRSLAKDGMTMIIVTHQMGFAREMADRVIFMEHGEFIAQGTADEFFLDQLNNERIRSFLEKILD; the protein is encoded by the coding sequence ATGCACCATCTAATTGAGTTAAAAAATATTCGTAAAACTTACGGCAAACTTGTAGCCATAAATAATGTGAGTTTAACAATCCGCAAAGGGGAAAAAGTTGCCATTATTGGTCCCTCTGGATCAGGCAAGTCAACTTTACTTAGAGCCATTAATTTTTTGGAAGAGATAGACGAAGGGCAAATATTTTTTGAAGGCAAGGAAGTTGGCTATGTATACAAAAGGGGACGACGGGTTCTAGACAAACCCAAAAATATCTGTGCCCTGCGTTCAGAAATCGGCATGGTTTTTCAACATTTCCATCTTTTCCCACATATGACTGTACTAGAAAATGTCATGGAAGGCCCATTTACCGTTCAGAAAAAGACTAAATCTGAGGCCAGGGAAATCGCCATGGACATGCTCCAGAAAGTCGGGCTTATTGATAAAAAAGATGTTTATCCGGCCCGCCTTTCCGGTGGACAAAAACAGAGGGTTGCCATTGCCAGGGCTTTGGCCATGCGTCCCAAACTCATGCTTTTTGATGAACCAACTTCGGCCTTGGATCCAGAATTGGTCGGCGAAGTCTTCGAGGCCATCCGTTCATTGGCCAAAGACGGAATGACCATGATCATTGTTACCCATCAAATGGGCTTTGCCCGAGAAATGGCCGACCGAGTTATATTTATGGAGCACGGTGAATTTATTGCTCAGGGTACAGCAGACGAATTCTTCCTGGATCAACTAAATAACGAACGTATCCGCTCTTTTTTGGAAAAAATTCTTGATTGA
- a CDS encoding ABC transporter permease subunit (The N-terminal region of this protein, as described by TIGR01726, is a three transmembrane segment that identifies a subfamily of ABC transporter permease subunits, which specificities that include histidine, arginine, glutamine, glutamate, L-cystine (sic), the opines (in Agrobacterium) octopine and nopaline, etc.) has protein sequence MSNKKTHKLQSRALVLALLCLFFLKINLVFAATNSQLFTQAQNALALGDLKKAEELFLAIPEPENISKDDGTFVKSRMTLARLYYGQKKYDQAQKMCEEILRIYPQNTEAQNFLDSIKRLQKPAYVQFLTDCVRFLPALLKGCLMTLTLVIFTMLVSPLGGLIVALGRISRFLPISALCWFFIWIFRGTPLLLQLFFIYYGLPALGITFKPITAAFLGLGLNYSAYLAEIIRGGIQSIEPGQMEAAKALGMTYAQAMRRVIIPQTYKRLMPPIGNEFIALIKDTALVSTIAMVELMRAADQLFNTYFNVSVLILAAIIYLFLTSIFTITFEKIEKKVGAYENR, from the coding sequence TTGTCGAACAAAAAAACTCATAAATTGCAAAGCAGGGCCCTGGTTTTAGCCCTGCTTTGCTTATTTTTTCTCAAAATCAACCTTGTCTTTGCCGCGACTAACAGCCAGTTATTTACTCAGGCCCAAAACGCCTTGGCCCTGGGAGACTTAAAAAAGGCTGAAGAGCTTTTCCTCGCCATTCCAGAACCTGAAAATATTTCCAAAGACGACGGCACATTCGTTAAAAGTAGAATGACTTTGGCTCGCTTATATTATGGGCAAAAAAAGTATGACCAGGCCCAAAAAATGTGCGAGGAAATCTTGCGCATTTATCCACAAAATACAGAAGCGCAAAACTTTCTTGACTCCATAAAAAGGTTGCAAAAACCAGCCTACGTCCAATTTCTTACTGACTGCGTTCGTTTTTTGCCCGCCCTGCTTAAAGGATGCTTAATGACTTTGACCCTGGTCATATTTACCATGCTTGTCTCTCCTCTTGGCGGATTAATTGTCGCACTGGGCAGGATAAGTCGGTTTTTACCCATCTCGGCCCTGTGCTGGTTTTTCATCTGGATATTTAGAGGCACGCCATTGCTATTACAACTATTTTTTATCTATTACGGGTTACCAGCATTGGGCATCACCTTCAAACCAATCACCGCTGCCTTTTTAGGTCTCGGCTTAAATTATTCTGCTTATCTTGCTGAAATTATCCGCGGAGGAATCCAAAGTATCGAGCCCGGACAAATGGAAGCCGCTAAAGCTCTGGGGATGACCTATGCTCAAGCCATGCGCAGGGTCATCATCCCTCAAACTTACAAAAGGCTTATGCCCCCAATCGGCAATGAGTTTATCGCCTTGATCAAGGATACAGCACTAGTCTCAACAATTGCCATGGTGGAACTCATGCGGGCTGCGGACCAATTATTCAATACCTATTTCAATGTGAGTGTCCTTATTCTTGCAGCGATTATTTATCTCTTCCTTACCTCTATTTTCACAATAACCTTTGAAAAAATTGAGAAAAAAGTCGGAGCATATGAGAATAGATAG
- a CDS encoding amino acid ABC transporter substrate-binding protein, which translates to MFVKSLFKFLAMILILGMASSAFAEDNSWQRVKTKGKLVIGLDDAFPPMGFRKDDGTLTGFDIDAAEELGRRLGIKIVWQPTAWDGVIHSLYAKKFDCIWNGMTITTERAKKVNFTKPYIMDGQVVVVRINEDKIKTFKDLKGKTIGVQKGSSALEAVKKLPVKPGLVKEYENNPKAFLDLEAGRLDAMVVDNVSGRYYISVRPGKYKILPGFITKEPFGVAFRKEDKKLLEVIQKGIDLMVADGTLGEISKKWFGEDITDPNKW; encoded by the coding sequence ATGTTCGTGAAAAGTCTCTTTAAATTCTTGGCCATGATCTTGATTTTGGGCATGGCTAGTTCAGCTTTTGCTGAAGACAATTCATGGCAACGGGTCAAAACCAAAGGAAAGTTGGTAATCGGTTTAGATGATGCGTTTCCCCCTATGGGATTTCGCAAAGATGATGGCACGCTGACTGGTTTCGACATTGATGCGGCAGAGGAACTTGGGCGTAGGCTGGGCATCAAAATTGTGTGGCAGCCCACTGCCTGGGACGGAGTTATTCACTCCCTGTACGCCAAAAAGTTTGACTGCATCTGGAATGGAATGACAATCACAACCGAGCGGGCCAAAAAAGTTAACTTCACTAAACCATATATTATGGACGGTCAGGTTGTTGTAGTCCGTATCAATGAAGATAAAATCAAAACTTTTAAAGATCTAAAAGGGAAAACCATCGGGGTACAAAAAGGCTCTTCCGCCCTTGAAGCTGTTAAAAAGCTACCAGTAAAGCCAGGCTTAGTTAAAGAATATGAGAACAACCCCAAAGCCTTCTTGGATCTGGAGGCTGGCAGACTTGATGCCATGGTTGTCGATAACGTTTCAGGACGCTATTATATTTCAGTTCGGCCCGGAAAGTATAAAATCTTGCCCGGATTCATCACTAAAGAACCATTTGGGGTAGCTTTTCGTAAAGAAGATAAAAAATTATTGGAGGTTATCCAAAAAGGTATCGACTTGATGGTTGCTGATGGAACTTTGGGTGAAATTTCTAAAAAATGGTTTGGTGAAGATATCACCGATCCAAATAAATGGTAA
- the lptF gene encoding LPS export ABC transporter permease LptF yields MKILIRENTKEIFVIFCICIFSILSLLLIGRILQLKDLFIGQSVTIFDLLKIFIFLSPAFLILLIPISCMLSIFLCYLRMATDRELIALQSAGLSIKEFILSPLCFSVFCAGLTAFVSFYALPTGMDKFRQVTMEIIRTKTQLVLKPGVFNRDFPGLTFFAQKVDPRQGKLTNVFVEDATKKEAVVNILAPEGSLVTDSQKGEMYFTLYNGQIYQQTREDFSVISFSKYNLRLNLSKILGGFKLDDKRPGEMSWQELKQARKKFAHKKKDYRRIIMEMHKRFVLPLACLVLGLFALPLGMSLEGVGRQYGVVLALVFFLVYYAMFSIAFSLGETGKLPAQICLWIPNFIFTFFAILGYYLCCKGREMALLQKFRFCIKLKI; encoded by the coding sequence ATGAAAATCTTGATAAGAGAAAATACAAAAGAAATTTTTGTTATCTTTTGTATCTGTATCTTTTCCATTTTGTCTCTTCTGCTCATAGGCAGGATTTTACAGCTCAAAGATCTTTTTATTGGTCAGAGCGTAACGATCTTTGATTTGCTAAAAATATTTATTTTCTTGAGCCCGGCTTTTTTGATTTTACTTATTCCCATTTCCTGCATGTTGAGCATTTTTCTCTGTTATTTACGCATGGCCACAGACAGAGAACTTATTGCCCTCCAGAGTGCAGGCCTTTCAATAAAAGAGTTTATATTGTCTCCGTTATGCTTTTCGGTTTTTTGTGCCGGTTTAACGGCCTTTGTCTCGTTTTATGCCCTGCCAACTGGAATGGATAAGTTCCGCCAGGTAACCATGGAGATTATTAGAACCAAAACTCAGCTTGTTCTAAAGCCCGGGGTTTTTAACAGGGATTTCCCCGGGCTCACTTTTTTTGCCCAAAAGGTTGATCCTAGGCAGGGAAAACTAACAAATGTTTTTGTAGAAGATGCCACTAAAAAAGAGGCTGTTGTCAATATCTTGGCCCCAGAAGGAAGCTTGGTTACTGACTCTCAAAAAGGAGAAATGTATTTTACTCTATACAACGGACAAATCTACCAGCAAACCAGAGAGGATTTTTCAGTAATTAGTTTTTCCAAATATAATCTCCGTCTTAATCTGTCTAAGATTTTGGGGGGCTTTAAGCTTGATGATAAAAGGCCTGGGGAGATGTCTTGGCAAGAACTAAAACAGGCCCGGAAAAAATTTGCCCATAAAAAAAAGGATTATCGAAGAATTATAATGGAAATGCATAAGAGATTTGTCTTACCATTAGCCTGCCTTGTTTTAGGTCTGTTTGCCCTGCCACTTGGTATGTCTCTGGAAGGAGTTGGGCGTCAATATGGGGTTGTACTGGCTTTGGTTTTTTTTCTGGTTTATTATGCTATGTTTTCCATTGCTTTTAGTTTAGGGGAGACAGGAAAACTTCCTGCCCAGATCTGTCTCTGGATTCCCAATTTCATTTTTACCTTTTTTGCTATCCTTGGATATTATCTTTGTTGCAAGGGGCGGGAGATGGCACTTTTGCAAAAATTTCGTTTTTGTATAAAGCTTAAAATATAG
- a CDS encoding LptF/LptG family permease, producing MVKTLHKYLFRQNIYYNFVILFSGISIYLLIDVLDRIDDFIDAKVGFGVVLKYYILKLPLIISQILPAVFLLALLLQLALMHRNREILALEACSISLKELLVFFLAYALIVCFFQLFFAEGVGVKGLRSTSLIWKEQVRKKQIAKRSLNDLWFKDGAYFIHAGKSWPAQGRGEHVKIYEVDLEANKIKSIIKAKTFTVQNGQWVLEDVELIKPETFTRAKKERLQLAIKADMKAFLATSTGLPPESLSLWELKALINKLKQSGSNVEVLQTTLYSKWSYAFSILVMTILALALSTFIKNIYLLILSGLVITFFYYALFVLGISLAQKGILPPFAGAWLGNILFIFLGSLKIVWRK from the coding sequence ATGGTTAAGACTTTACATAAATACCTTTTTCGCCAAAATATTTATTATAACTTTGTTATTTTATTTTCCGGTATTTCTATTTATCTTTTAATTGATGTCCTGGATAGGATTGATGATTTTATTGATGCCAAGGTAGGCTTCGGTGTTGTTTTAAAATACTATATTTTAAAACTTCCACTGATTATTTCTCAGATTCTGCCAGCTGTGTTTTTGTTAGCCTTGCTACTACAACTGGCTCTTATGCATCGAAATAGAGAGATCCTGGCCCTGGAAGCATGTTCTATTTCTTTGAAAGAACTATTAGTTTTTTTTCTCGCCTACGCTTTGATTGTGTGCTTTTTTCAACTTTTTTTTGCTGAAGGAGTGGGGGTCAAAGGTCTTAGATCTACAAGTCTAATATGGAAAGAACAGGTACGTAAAAAACAGATAGCCAAAAGAAGTCTAAATGATTTATGGTTTAAAGATGGAGCCTATTTTATTCATGCGGGCAAATCCTGGCCAGCTCAAGGAAGAGGTGAGCACGTTAAAATATATGAAGTGGATCTTGAAGCGAATAAAATAAAATCAATAATCAAGGCCAAGACCTTCACTGTTCAAAACGGACAATGGGTGCTGGAGGATGTAGAGTTAATAAAACCGGAAACATTTACCAGAGCAAAAAAAGAGCGATTACAACTTGCTATTAAAGCGGATATGAAAGCCTTTTTGGCTACCAGTACAGGTCTGCCACCCGAATCCCTATCCTTGTGGGAATTGAAGGCCTTGATAAACAAGCTTAAACAAAGTGGTTCCAATGTTGAAGTTTTGCAGACAACACTCTACAGTAAATGGTCGTATGCCTTTTCTATTTTGGTCATGACCATTTTAGCTTTGGCCCTGTCCACATTTATCAAAAATATTTATTTGTTAATTCTTTCAGGACTCGTCATAACTTTTTTTTACTATGCGCTATTTGTTCTGGGAATAAGCCTTGCTCAAAAGGGGATATTACCCCCATTCGCAGGTGCTTGGTTGGGTAATATCCTTTTTATTTTTCTTGGGTCTTTAAAGATTGTTTGGCGAAAGTGA
- the yihA gene encoding ribosome biogenesis GTP-binding protein YihA/YsxC — translation MHSQLSLIKTIYTLDQLEVMPKPQIALAGRSNVGKSSLINCLAGRKGLAKTSSTPGKTRSLNFYLVQPEEFYLVDLPGYGYARCSKKEREKWARLIEQYFKNNEWLKAVVIIIDARLSPQAMDMELASYVQNIGFKLIPVLTKADKCKQKQKNSIQKTWQELLGLADPPLLFSSKTGQGKNKLWQTLKSTALQRL, via the coding sequence ATGCACAGTCAACTTAGTCTCATAAAAACCATTTATACTCTTGATCAGCTTGAAGTCATGCCTAAGCCCCAAATTGCCCTGGCTGGAAGGTCTAACGTGGGCAAATCATCCTTAATCAATTGCCTCGCTGGCAGAAAAGGATTGGCCAAAACCAGCTCCACCCCGGGGAAAACGCGCAGTTTAAATTTTTATCTGGTCCAACCCGAAGAGTTCTATCTAGTAGATTTACCTGGATATGGTTACGCTCGCTGCTCAAAAAAAGAGCGAGAAAAATGGGCCAGATTAATTGAGCAATACTTCAAAAATAATGAGTGGCTTAAGGCTGTTGTAATTATTATTGATGCCAGGCTTAGTCCACAAGCCATGGACATGGAACTTGCCTCTTATGTTCAAAATATAGGCTTTAAACTTATCCCTGTTTTAACCAAGGCTGATAAGTGCAAACAAAAACAAAAAAACAGCATCCAGAAAACCTGGCAGGAATTACTTGGCCTGGCAGATCCTCCTTTACTCTTTTCCAGCAAAACCGGGCAAGGCAAAAACAAATTGTGGCAAACCTTAAAATCTACTGCCCTGCAACGCTTATAG
- a CDS encoding type II 3-dehydroquinate dehydratase — translation MPEFKFLIVNGPNLGYLGQRQPEIYGSQGMSSLEAMLEEKHPDFKQLVELSIFQANGEGQIIDRLEQAWKDKVDGLVVNAGAYTHTSLAIADCLAWIKIPYVEVHLSNILARESFRHQSLLAQNSLGVIAGFGLMSYVLAIEALLDHLQKK, via the coding sequence ATGCCCGAATTTAAATTTTTGATCGTCAACGGCCCAAATCTTGGTTACCTGGGGCAAAGACAACCTGAGATCTATGGGTCTCAAGGCATGTCTTCATTGGAAGCGATGCTTGAGGAAAAACACCCGGACTTTAAACAGTTGGTTGAGTTAAGCATATTTCAGGCTAATGGCGAAGGACAGATTATTGACCGCCTGGAACAGGCATGGAAAGATAAGGTGGACGGGTTGGTGGTCAATGCCGGGGCCTATACACATACCAGCCTGGCCATTGCTGATTGTCTGGCCTGGATCAAAATTCCTTACGTGGAGGTGCATTTAAGTAATATTCTGGCTCGCGAGAGTTTTAGACATCAGAGTTTACTCGCCCAGAACAGTCTTGGGGTTATTGCTGGTTTTGGACTTATGAGCTATGTTCTTGCCATTGAGGCTTTGTTGGATCATTTACAAAAAAAATAG
- the efp gene encoding elongation factor P yields the protein MLSTTDFRRGLKIEIDGTPYEIVDFLHVKPGKGGAFVRTKLKNLLTGGVVDQTFRSGEKVGKPDLETREMQYLYHDGSGYVFMDLTTYEQINVPDETLKEKGGFLKDGQEVRVLVYNGQPIDMDLPAAVILEVTETEPGLKGDTVSGATKPATLETGLVVNVPLFINTGDKIKVDTRTKEYLGRES from the coding sequence ATGCTTTCCACAACAGATTTTCGTCGAGGATTAAAAATTGAAATTGATGGTACCCCTTATGAAATTGTTGATTTTCTCCACGTCAAACCCGGTAAAGGTGGTGCGTTTGTTCGTACCAAGCTTAAAAATTTGCTTACCGGGGGAGTAGTTGACCAGACATTTCGCTCCGGAGAAAAAGTAGGCAAGCCAGATTTGGAAACCAGAGAAATGCAGTATCTTTATCATGATGGTTCTGGTTATGTGTTTATGGATCTTACTACCTATGAGCAAATAAATGTTCCTGATGAAACCTTAAAGGAGAAAGGTGGATTTTTAAAGGATGGTCAGGAAGTAAGAGTCCTGGTTTATAATGGTCAACCCATTGATATGGATTTGCCGGCAGCGGTTATCTTGGAGGTAACAGAGACCGAACCAGGATTAAAAGGCGATACAGTGTCAGGAGCGACTAAGCCGGCTACCCTTGAGACAGGTCTTGTGGTCAATGTGCCACTTTTTATAAATACTGGTGATAAAATAAAGGTAGACACACGAACTAAAGAATATCTTGGAAGAGAGAGCTAG